From one Streptomyces sp. NBC_01478 genomic stretch:
- a CDS encoding DUF4230 domain-containing protein, whose product MTTSISRINRRMPVWAKVLTAVVVVIAVLFAGLRLAVIPGLRDIFGTETHDRSGPALLKSIQDMSRYDAASGNFQVVVDLEKDAKLLPDAIRGTRTLYVGAGTVEGYVDLGKLGKQDVTVNSDRTSASIKLPHATLGKPALDPDHSYTVSKQRGLLDRLGDIFSDNPNSEQAVQKLASKHIAEAAKTSGLTTRAETNTTNMLKGLLGSLGFKNVNISYSA is encoded by the coding sequence ATGACGACTTCCATCAGCCGTATAAACCGGCGCATGCCGGTCTGGGCGAAGGTGCTCACCGCCGTCGTCGTCGTGATCGCCGTGCTGTTCGCCGGGCTCCGGCTTGCCGTGATCCCGGGACTGCGGGACATCTTCGGCACCGAGACCCATGACCGTTCGGGTCCGGCTCTGCTCAAGTCCATTCAGGACATGAGCCGTTACGACGCGGCCTCCGGCAACTTCCAGGTCGTGGTGGACCTGGAGAAGGACGCCAAGCTCCTGCCCGACGCGATCCGCGGCACCCGCACGCTGTACGTCGGCGCGGGCACCGTGGAGGGCTATGTCGACCTGGGCAAGCTCGGCAAGCAGGACGTGACGGTCAACAGCGACCGCACGTCGGCAAGCATCAAGCTGCCGCACGCGACACTCGGCAAGCCGGCACTCGACCCGGACCACTCCTACACGGTCTCCAAGCAGCGCGGCCTGCTGGACCGCCTGGGCGACATCTTCTCCGACAACCCCAACAGCGAGCAGGCCGTGCAGAAGCTCGCCTCCAAGCACATCGCCGAGGCGGCGAAGACCAGCGGCCTGACCACGCGCGCCGAGACCAACACCACCAACATGCTCAAGGGTCTCCTCGGCTCGCTCGGCTTCAAGAACGTGAACATCTCGTACAGCGCCTGA
- a CDS encoding ROK family transcriptional regulator, with translation MAGRNGRTVRDLRRANRTAVLQRLYFDGPLSRFELGPATGLSSGSVSNVVADLVADGLVEEAGSVDSDGGRPRTLLQVAPHSGHMIGVDVGETRVRVELFDLTLTELARAERPLEQQRYEVEVIVGHIRDGIAEVLAAADIAPEQLLGVGIGVPGIVEHTPDHGAVVHGQTIGWDAVPLEELLRSTSQLPDAVPYFIDNGAKTLGQAEMWFGGGRGARNAIVVLFGSGVGACLVTPEVEHGRAVEWGHLTVRVRGRRCRCGALGCLEAYAGAESLLDRWREQGGRPPEGTDEETAMTALLVAAYPPEGTEADPVALAVLEETAEYLGAGLSDLINLFQPERILIGGWAGLQLGSRFLPAVRHHATAYALRHPAGRVTIELGRLGPDAVTVGAAILPLADFFARGGRRAEPEPEGPPPAWRTALEERAPH, from the coding sequence ATGGCGGGGCGGAACGGGCGCACGGTACGCGACCTCAGGCGGGCCAACCGCACGGCCGTGCTGCAACGGCTGTACTTCGACGGACCCCTCAGCCGCTTCGAACTGGGTCCGGCGACCGGGCTCAGCTCCGGCTCGGTGAGCAATGTCGTCGCGGACCTCGTCGCCGACGGTCTGGTCGAGGAGGCCGGCAGCGTCGACTCCGACGGCGGCCGGCCCCGCACCCTGCTCCAGGTCGCCCCGCACAGCGGCCACATGATCGGCGTCGACGTCGGCGAGACCCGGGTCCGCGTCGAGCTGTTCGACCTCACCCTCACCGAACTCGCCCGCGCCGAACGCCCGTTGGAGCAGCAGCGCTACGAGGTCGAGGTCATCGTCGGCCACATCCGCGACGGTATAGCCGAGGTCCTCGCCGCCGCCGACATCGCACCGGAACAGCTCCTCGGCGTCGGCATCGGCGTCCCCGGCATAGTCGAGCACACCCCGGACCACGGCGCCGTCGTGCACGGCCAGACGATCGGCTGGGACGCGGTCCCGCTCGAGGAGCTGCTCCGCTCCACCTCCCAACTCCCCGACGCCGTCCCGTACTTCATCGACAACGGCGCCAAGACCCTCGGCCAGGCCGAGATGTGGTTCGGCGGCGGGCGCGGCGCGCGCAACGCGATCGTCGTCCTCTTCGGCTCCGGCGTCGGCGCGTGCCTGGTGACCCCCGAGGTGGAGCACGGCCGGGCCGTCGAGTGGGGGCATCTGACCGTACGGGTCCGCGGCCGCCGGTGCCGCTGCGGCGCCCTGGGCTGTCTGGAGGCGTACGCGGGCGCCGAGTCGCTGCTGGACCGCTGGCGGGAGCAGGGCGGCCGGCCGCCCGAGGGCACCGACGAGGAGACCGCGATGACCGCGCTGCTGGTCGCCGCCTATCCGCCCGAGGGCACCGAGGCCGACCCCGTCGCGCTCGCCGTCCTGGAGGAGACCGCCGAATACCTCGGCGCCGGTCTGTCCGACCTGATCAACCTCTTCCAGCCCGAGCGCATCCTCATCGGCGGCTGGGCCGGCCTCCAGCTCGGCTCCCGCTTCCTGCCCGCCGTACGCCATCACGCCACCGCCTACGCGCTCCGCCACCCCGCCGGACGCGTGACCATCGAACTGGGCCGCCTCGGCCCCGACGCGGTCACCGTCGGCGCCGCGATCCTCCCCCTCGCCGACTTCTTCGCCCGCGGCGGCCGTCGCGCCGAACCCGAACCCGAGGGCCCACCACCCGCCTGGCGCACGGCACTTGAGGAGCGCGCCCCGCACTGA
- a CDS encoding DUF3626 domain-containing protein gives MDFGGVDGVGSRQARALRHVAERSSGPAVDPDLRITLNFHPDRTATGRPILDALAQDGTYHSQFVTGTSNGGLTAHPGGDRWRWESRIFAGAYDEAPAPERPVYGALNFRRQLVGAAPRFGSSHLRLTGAALARATFCYPDSAAEPTDFGVASGMTLIALAEADEQDALNDYIEAQVHGGVVLAPDTEALVLDASYRGTPVESAAHRLPCPVEWHPGYRLTVGELRRHADYRGQEYADLGARIAERGVVDPRVIGDAARTGCYALQDLKMVWHTLARFGAPEGAGTAYRPSATVTGTGGHTPGERTPSA, from the coding sequence ATGGATTTCGGGGGCGTCGACGGCGTCGGGTCAAGGCAGGCACGGGCGTTGCGACATGTGGCGGAGCGCTCGTCGGGCCCGGCCGTCGATCCGGACCTGCGCATCACGCTCAACTTCCACCCCGACCGTACGGCGACGGGCCGCCCGATCCTCGACGCGCTGGCCCAAGACGGCACGTACCACTCGCAGTTCGTCACCGGCACCAGCAACGGCGGCCTCACCGCCCACCCCGGCGGCGACCGCTGGCGCTGGGAGAGCCGGATCTTCGCCGGTGCCTACGACGAGGCGCCCGCACCCGAGCGACCGGTGTACGGCGCGCTGAACTTCCGGCGCCAACTGGTCGGCGCCGCCCCGCGGTTCGGGTCCTCGCATCTCAGGCTGACCGGCGCCGCCCTCGCCCGCGCGACCTTCTGCTACCCCGACAGCGCGGCCGAACCGACCGACTTCGGCGTCGCCTCCGGCATGACCCTCATCGCGCTCGCCGAGGCCGACGAACAGGACGCCCTGAACGACTACATCGAGGCACAGGTGCACGGAGGTGTCGTCCTCGCCCCGGACACGGAGGCCCTCGTCCTGGACGCGAGCTACCGCGGCACCCCCGTCGAGAGTGCCGCCCACCGCCTGCCCTGCCCGGTCGAATGGCACCCCGGATACCGGCTCACCGTGGGCGAGTTGAGGCGGCACGCGGACTATCGAGGGCAGGAGTACGCCGACCTCGGTGCCCGTATCGCCGAGCGCGGTGTCGTCGACCCGCGCGTCATCGGCGACGCGGCACGCACCGGCTGCTACGCACTCCAGGACCTGAAGATGGTCTGGCACACCCTCGCGCGCTTCGGGGCGCCGGAGGGGGCGGGTACGGCCTACCGCCCGTCGGCGACCGTGACAGGCACCGGCGGCCACACCCCCGGCGAAAGGACCCCGAGCGCGTAG
- a CDS encoding alpha/beta fold hydrolase: MPYFASPVDAARLHHIDYGPADGPVIVFVNSSYLGTEMWEFQMLPLAQEGFRCVGFDRRGHGRSEDVWGGFDLDSLADDVHGLLEELDLREVTLVGHSFGTAEIVRCLTRHGDERVARVALVAGMAPGAVRSADHPGGIDPQLVRTAGEAFRRDRAAFFADGAHAFFALDRPGNQLSDAYVQSMVRGCHGSTARAGTELWEAFAALNVAPELAKIDLPVLVVHGTHDTSAPLELTGRRAAELAPNATLRVYENAGHGLFVTHAEQLNADLRAFAG; the protein is encoded by the coding sequence ATGCCGTACTTCGCCAGCCCCGTGGACGCGGCCCGGCTGCACCACATCGACTACGGACCGGCCGACGGGCCCGTGATCGTGTTCGTCAACAGCTCCTACCTCGGCACGGAGATGTGGGAGTTCCAGATGCTGCCCCTGGCCCAAGAGGGCTTCCGCTGCGTCGGGTTCGACCGGCGCGGCCACGGACGGTCCGAGGATGTGTGGGGCGGCTTCGACCTCGACAGCCTCGCCGACGATGTGCACGGACTGCTGGAGGAGTTGGATCTGCGCGAGGTCACGCTCGTCGGCCACTCCTTCGGAACCGCAGAGATCGTGCGCTGCCTGACGCGGCACGGCGACGAGCGCGTCGCCCGCGTGGCGCTCGTCGCGGGCATGGCACCCGGCGCCGTACGCTCCGCGGACCACCCGGGCGGGATCGACCCGCAACTCGTCCGGACCGCCGGTGAGGCCTTCCGGCGGGACCGCGCCGCGTTCTTCGCCGACGGTGCCCACGCCTTCTTCGCCCTCGACCGCCCCGGCAACCAACTCTCCGACGCCTACGTGCAGTCCATGGTCCGAGGCTGCCACGGTTCGACCGCGCGGGCGGGTACCGAGCTCTGGGAAGCGTTCGCCGCTCTGAACGTCGCCCCCGAACTGGCCAAGATCGACCTGCCGGTCCTCGTCGTGCACGGCACCCACGACACCTCCGCTCCCCTCGAACTCACCGGCCGCCGAGCGGCGGAGCTGGCGCCGAACGCCACCCTCAGGGTGTACGAGAACGCCGGCCACGGCCTGTTCGTCACCCACGCCGAGCAACTGAACGCGGATCTGCGCGCGTTCGCGGGATGA
- a CDS encoding phosphotransferase family protein → MTDSWERARQVLGSAGIPPGSLAHLRPMGGGTYNTVEELTLTDGSRYVLKTAPTAPGLAHERQLLVSEADFYGAAAKADVAAPRVVVLDGDTLLMTLCPGEPWDDSLTDTEVTSLRTELGRQLARLHEITGPGFGYPSGALGPLAPDWRTAFTTLYDAVLDDTRRYGAWLPLPADDIARTARTAYTALDEVTVPSAVHFDLWQGNILVDRTSGTPRIGGLIDGERMFWGDPLADFVSLALLGDIRTDESFLAGYRGAGGRVEFDRSARLRYALYRSYLYLIMLAEAVPREFGEEENRWRRERVGPELLAALGEIDGTASTT, encoded by the coding sequence GTGACGGACTCCTGGGAGCGAGCCCGACAGGTACTCGGCTCGGCGGGCATCCCGCCCGGCTCTCTCGCCCACCTCCGCCCGATGGGCGGCGGCACCTACAACACCGTCGAGGAACTCACCCTCACCGACGGCAGCCGCTACGTCCTGAAGACCGCGCCCACCGCCCCCGGCCTGGCCCACGAGCGCCAACTCCTCGTCTCCGAGGCCGACTTCTACGGCGCCGCCGCCAAGGCCGATGTGGCGGCGCCGCGCGTCGTGGTCCTCGACGGCGACACCCTCCTGATGACGCTCTGCCCCGGCGAACCCTGGGACGACTCCCTCACGGACACCGAAGTGACCTCCCTGCGCACGGAGTTGGGACGACAGCTCGCCCGTCTGCACGAGATCACCGGCCCCGGCTTCGGCTACCCCTCCGGCGCGCTGGGCCCGCTCGCCCCCGACTGGCGCACCGCGTTCACCACGCTCTACGACGCGGTCCTCGACGACACCCGCCGCTACGGGGCCTGGCTGCCGCTCCCCGCCGACGACATCGCCCGCACGGCCCGGACGGCGTACACCGCCCTCGACGAGGTCACCGTCCCGAGCGCCGTCCACTTCGACCTGTGGCAGGGCAACATCCTGGTCGACCGCACGAGCGGAACGCCCCGTATCGGCGGTCTCATCGACGGCGAGCGCATGTTCTGGGGCGACCCCCTCGCCGACTTCGTGTCCCTGGCGCTGCTCGGGGACATCAGGACGGACGAGTCCTTCCTCGCGGGGTACCGGGGGGCGGGCGGCCGGGTCGAGTTCGACCGGTCGGCCCGCCTCCGCTACGCGCTCTACCGCAGTTACCTCTACCTGATCATGCTCGCCGAGGCGGTCCCCCGGGAGTTCGGCGAGGAGGAGAACCGCTGGCGGCGGGAGAGGGTCGGCCCCGAGCTCCTCGCCGCCCTGGGAGAGATCGACGGGACGGCTTCCACCACGTAG
- a CDS encoding helix-turn-helix transcriptional regulator, whose product MLFDRVAVPVAVCDVYGSVQVANPAMAAECGTTPGRLRGRDVLDLFQPQESGQVERIAQALRLRHRSRYQVSVRWRAPDGAERYGELTADPVGDTVEETPALLVMLRVRGEGEPRDDSPAEDAPAQVTPIEARILALLAGGATTARTARETGLTTDGVTYHLRRLSARWNAANRTELVARAYALGVLSPGVWPPVPVTVADGR is encoded by the coding sequence ATGCTCTTCGACCGGGTGGCGGTGCCGGTCGCGGTGTGCGATGTGTACGGCTCGGTGCAGGTCGCCAATCCCGCGATGGCGGCGGAGTGCGGTACGACGCCGGGGCGGCTGCGCGGCCGTGACGTGCTCGACCTGTTCCAGCCGCAGGAGTCGGGGCAGGTGGAGCGGATCGCGCAGGCGCTGCGGCTGCGGCACCGGTCGCGCTATCAGGTCTCGGTACGGTGGCGGGCCCCGGACGGCGCCGAGCGCTACGGCGAGCTGACGGCCGACCCGGTCGGCGACACCGTGGAGGAGACACCGGCCCTGCTGGTCATGCTGCGCGTACGGGGCGAGGGCGAACCCCGTGACGACAGCCCCGCCGAGGACGCCCCCGCGCAGGTCACCCCGATCGAGGCCCGCATCCTGGCCCTGCTCGCCGGCGGCGCCACCACCGCCCGCACGGCCCGCGAGACCGGCCTCACGACGGATGGCGTGACCTATCACCTACGGCGCCTGTCGGCCCGGTGGAACGCGGCGAACCGTACGGAACTGGTCGCCCGCGCCTACGCGCTCGGGGTCCTTTCGCCGGGGGTGTGGCCGCCGGTGCCTGTCACGGTCGCCGACGGGCGGTAG
- a CDS encoding M15 family metallopeptidase, with amino-acid sequence MSEIILMSDARVAAVPVEECGEPLVDVGDVLLVDDRKNKDSDSGAELLLRRGVLDRLLKAEALLPDGLRLLFVEGYRPPVLQRRYFEGYGDELRAAHPDWSADRIRSAASRYVSPPEIAPHSAGAAVDLTLADADGRELDLGTPMNANPEQSDGACYTGAGNITAEARTNRAVLGGALGAVGLVNYPTEWWHWSCGDRYWALTTGAPAALYGPKELGPA; translated from the coding sequence ATGAGCGAGATCATCCTGATGTCCGACGCCCGGGTCGCCGCGGTCCCCGTCGAGGAGTGCGGTGAGCCCCTCGTCGACGTGGGCGACGTCCTGCTGGTCGACGACCGCAAGAACAAGGACTCCGACAGCGGCGCCGAACTCCTCCTGCGCCGGGGCGTGTTGGACCGACTCCTGAAGGCGGAGGCCCTGCTGCCCGACGGCCTGCGCCTGCTGTTCGTCGAGGGCTACCGACCGCCGGTCCTCCAGCGCCGCTACTTCGAGGGCTACGGCGACGAGCTGCGCGCCGCCCACCCGGACTGGTCCGCCGACCGGATCCGGTCCGCCGCCAGCCGCTATGTGTCGCCGCCCGAGATCGCCCCGCACTCCGCGGGCGCGGCCGTCGACCTGACCCTCGCCGACGCCGACGGCCGCGAACTCGATCTGGGCACCCCGATGAACGCCAACCCGGAGCAGAGCGACGGTGCCTGCTACACCGGCGCCGGCAACATCACCGCCGAGGCAAGGACCAACCGCGCCGTGCTGGGCGGGGCGCTCGGTGCGGTCGGCCTGGTCAACTACCCGACGGAGTGGTGGCACTGGTCGTGCGGGGACCGCTACTGGGCGCTGACGACCGGCGCGCCCGCGGCCCTGTACGGGCCGAAGGAGCTCGGCCCCGCGTAA
- a CDS encoding PHP domain-containing protein translates to MDPVQALDRIAFLLERSLAPTYRVRAFRTAARVLAALPGSEVAERAAAGTLESLKGIGPKTAQVAREALAGQVPAYLEQLESEAPAPSGPGGAELRALLRGDCHLHSDWSDGGSPIEEMGRTAALLGHEWAVLTDHSPRLTVARGLSPERLREQVDAVAALNETWAPFRLLTGIECDILDDGSLDQEPELLDRLDVVVVSVHSKLRMDARAMTRRMVAAVRNPHADILGHCTGRLLIGRNGGAARPESVFDADEVFAACAESGTAVEINSRPERLDPPRRLLRKAADAGVLFSIDTDAHAPGQLDWQIKGCARAEECGVPAERVVTTWSMDRLLDWTNGA, encoded by the coding sequence ATGGATCCCGTGCAGGCACTGGACCGGATCGCCTTCCTGCTGGAACGGTCCCTGGCCCCGACCTACCGCGTACGCGCCTTCCGTACGGCCGCCAGGGTCCTCGCGGCACTCCCCGGGAGCGAGGTCGCCGAACGCGCGGCGGCCGGGACGCTGGAGTCCCTCAAGGGCATCGGCCCGAAGACCGCGCAGGTGGCCCGCGAGGCCCTGGCCGGGCAGGTCCCCGCCTATCTGGAGCAACTGGAGTCCGAGGCCCCGGCGCCGTCCGGCCCCGGCGGCGCGGAACTGCGGGCGCTGCTGCGCGGCGACTGCCACCTCCACTCCGACTGGTCGGACGGCGGCAGCCCGATCGAGGAGATGGGCCGTACGGCGGCCCTGCTCGGCCATGAGTGGGCGGTGCTGACCGACCACTCCCCCCGGCTGACCGTGGCTCGCGGGCTGTCCCCGGAGCGGCTGCGCGAGCAGGTGGACGCGGTGGCGGCGCTGAACGAGACCTGGGCGCCGTTCCGGCTGCTGACCGGCATCGAGTGCGACATCCTCGACGACGGCTCGCTGGACCAGGAACCGGAGCTCCTCGACCGGCTCGACGTGGTGGTGGTCTCCGTGCACTCCAAGCTGCGCATGGACGCCCGCGCCATGACCCGCCGCATGGTGGCCGCCGTACGGAATCCGCACGCGGACATCCTCGGACACTGCACCGGGCGGCTGCTGATCGGGCGGAACGGGGGTGCCGCGCGGCCGGAGTCGGTGTTCGACGCGGACGAGGTGTTCGCCGCGTGTGCCGAGTCGGGCACGGCCGTGGAGATCAACAGCCGTCCGGAGCGGCTGGACCCGCCTCGGCGGCTGCTGCGGAAGGCCGCGGACGCCGGGGTGCTGTTCTCGATCGACACCGACGCGCACGCGCCCGGACAGCTCGACTGGCAGATCAAGGGCTGCGCGCGGGCGGAAGAATGCGGGGTGCCCGCCGAACGGGTGGTCACCACCTGGTCGATGGACCGGCTACTGGACTGGACCAATGGCGCGTGA
- a CDS encoding VanZ family protein has product MARSVSRLRTAKKTEAESKPTRPERGRHQLSLPVRLFAMLIGFVLMVGFAVVLAKLTLEPSPASKALVHTNLHPGRSLKAYLDQPAMRDAIRQIGGNVVLGIPFGVLVPVFAPRARGILKVLLLTATVMLLVEFAQGALITGRAFDIDDVILNTSGALIGWVLLGRRLGRAVHARKPAAKAARTSKAAKAPKAPKAAS; this is encoded by the coding sequence ATGGCCCGTTCCGTCTCGCGCCTGCGCACCGCCAAGAAGACGGAGGCCGAGTCGAAGCCGACCCGCCCCGAACGCGGACGCCATCAACTGTCCCTCCCCGTCCGTCTGTTCGCGATGCTGATCGGCTTCGTGCTCATGGTGGGCTTCGCCGTCGTACTGGCCAAGCTCACCCTGGAACCCTCCCCGGCGTCCAAGGCCCTGGTGCACACCAATCTGCACCCGGGCCGCTCCCTGAAGGCCTATCTCGACCAGCCGGCCATGCGGGACGCCATCAGGCAGATCGGCGGGAACGTGGTGCTCGGCATCCCGTTCGGGGTGCTGGTGCCCGTGTTCGCGCCACGGGCGCGCGGCATCCTGAAGGTGCTGCTGCTGACGGCGACCGTGATGCTTCTGGTGGAGTTCGCACAGGGCGCGTTGATCACCGGGCGGGCCTTCGACATCGACGACGTCATCCTCAACACCTCGGGCGCGCTGATCGGCTGGGTCCTGCTGGGGCGCCGGCTCGGCCGGGCGGTGCACGCCCGGAAGCCCGCCGCGAAGGCAGCAAGGACATCAAAGGCAGCGAAGGCGCCCAAAGCGCCGAAGGCCGCTTCGTAA
- a CDS encoding ricin-type beta-trefoil lectin domain protein: MASPRVLRRCLFAALSAALVASAAIGPAQAASTSDAQADAVTFSDTFDGAAGSAVNSSRWTQETGDNVNNHEREYYTSGTNNAALDGQGHLVITAKKENPANYQCWYGTCQYTSARLNTSGKFSAQYGHVEARMKIPRGQGMWPAFWMLGTDIGSVGWPNSGEIDVMENVGFEPSTIHGTIHGPGYSGANGIGAGYTLANGAAFADAYHTFAVDWAPNSIKWSVDGVVYQTRTPADVGGNTWAFNKPFFLILNLAVGGDWPGDPNSATAFPAQLLVDSVSVTTSDTATGVAIKGLAGKCVDVNGANSANGTAVQLYDCNGSAAQQWTVGSDGTIRALGKCLDVNAGGTADGTKVQLYDCNGSAAQQWAVSSANDIVNPQANKCLDVTGNTSANGTPLQIWTCSGGANQKWTVG; this comes from the coding sequence GTGGCCTCCCCACGCGTACTCCGCAGATGCCTCTTCGCCGCCCTGTCCGCCGCACTGGTCGCGTCCGCCGCGATCGGTCCGGCGCAGGCGGCTTCCACGTCGGACGCCCAGGCCGACGCCGTCACGTTCTCCGACACCTTCGACGGGGCCGCCGGCAGTGCCGTCAACTCCTCCAGGTGGACTCAGGAGACCGGCGACAACGTCAACAACCACGAGCGCGAGTACTACACGTCCGGCACCAACAACGCGGCCCTGGACGGCCAGGGCCATCTGGTGATCACGGCCAAGAAGGAGAACCCGGCCAACTACCAGTGTTGGTACGGCACTTGTCAGTACACCTCGGCGCGGCTGAACACCTCCGGGAAGTTCAGCGCGCAGTACGGGCATGTCGAGGCCCGGATGAAGATCCCGCGCGGGCAGGGCATGTGGCCCGCGTTCTGGATGCTCGGCACCGACATCGGGTCGGTCGGCTGGCCCAACTCGGGTGAGATCGACGTCATGGAGAACGTCGGCTTCGAGCCCTCCACGATCCACGGCACCATCCACGGCCCCGGCTACTCCGGCGCCAACGGGATCGGCGCCGGCTACACGCTGGCGAACGGCGCGGCCTTCGCGGACGCCTACCACACCTTCGCCGTCGACTGGGCGCCCAACTCGATCAAGTGGTCGGTCGACGGGGTCGTCTACCAGACCCGTACGCCCGCCGACGTCGGCGGCAACACCTGGGCGTTCAACAAGCCGTTCTTCCTGATCCTCAACCTCGCGGTCGGCGGCGACTGGCCCGGCGACCCGAACAGTGCCACGGCCTTCCCGGCCCAACTGCTGGTCGACTCGGTCTCGGTGACCACGAGTGACACGGCCACCGGCGTGGCCATCAAGGGCCTGGCCGGCAAGTGCGTCGACGTCAACGGGGCGAACTCCGCCAACGGGACCGCCGTACAGCTCTACGACTGCAACGGCTCGGCCGCACAGCAGTGGACGGTGGGATCCGACGGCACGATCCGCGCGCTCGGCAAGTGCCTGGACGTGAACGCCGGCGGCACCGCGGACGGCACCAAGGTCCAGCTCTACGACTGCAACGGCTCCGCCGCACAGCAGTGGGCCGTCAGCTCGGCGAACGACATCGTCAACCCGCAGGCCAACAAGTGCCTGGACGTCACCGGCAACACCTCCGCCAACGGCACGCCGCTGCAGATCTGGACCTGCTCGGGCGGCGCCAACCAGAAGTGGACGGTCGGCTGA
- a CDS encoding SDR family NAD(P)-dependent oxidoreductase, with amino-acid sequence MTTAQHKIGSGFGEKSTADDVLTGLDLGGRLAIVTGGYSGLGLEATRALTKTGARVVVPARRPDAAREAVAGLPGVEVDELDLGDLESVRGFAERFLASGRSIDFMIDNAGIMACPETRVGPGWEAQFATNHLGHFALVNRLWPAIEPGGARVVSVSSRAHHFSGMRWDDVQWNHGYDKWEAYGQAKTANVLFAVHLDRLAADRGVRAFSLHPGGIITPLQRHLPKEEMVERGWIDEQGNVLNPEGFKTPQQGAATEVWAATSPQLDGMGGVYLEDCDIAEPAPDSGERTGVKSWATDPEQAARLWKLSAELTGVNAFTG; translated from the coding sequence ATGACCACTGCACAGCACAAGATCGGTTCGGGATTCGGCGAGAAGAGCACCGCCGACGACGTCCTGACGGGCCTCGACCTCGGCGGCAGGCTCGCGATCGTCACCGGCGGCTACTCGGGCCTCGGCCTGGAGGCCACCCGCGCGCTCACCAAGACGGGCGCCCGCGTGGTCGTCCCCGCCCGCCGGCCCGATGCCGCCCGGGAGGCCGTGGCCGGACTGCCCGGCGTCGAGGTGGACGAGCTGGACCTCGGCGACCTGGAGAGCGTGCGCGGCTTCGCCGAGCGGTTCCTCGCCTCCGGCCGGAGCATCGACTTCATGATCGACAACGCCGGGATCATGGCCTGCCCGGAGACCCGGGTCGGGCCCGGCTGGGAGGCGCAGTTCGCCACCAACCACCTCGGTCACTTCGCCCTCGTCAACCGGCTCTGGCCCGCCATCGAGCCGGGCGGCGCCCGCGTGGTCTCGGTGTCCTCGCGCGCCCACCACTTCTCCGGGATGCGCTGGGACGACGTCCAGTGGAACCACGGCTACGACAAGTGGGAGGCGTACGGCCAGGCGAAGACCGCGAACGTCCTGTTCGCCGTCCACCTCGACCGGCTCGCCGCCGACCGTGGCGTCCGGGCCTTCTCGCTCCACCCCGGCGGCATCATCACCCCGCTGCAGCGCCACCTCCCCAAGGAGGAGATGGTGGAGCGCGGCTGGATCGACGAGCAGGGCAACGTGCTCAACCCCGAGGGCTTCAAGACCCCTCAGCAGGGCGCGGCCACCGAGGTGTGGGCGGCGACCTCGCCGCAATTGGACGGCATGGGCGGCGTCTATCTGGAGGACTGCGACATCGCCGAGCCCGCCCCCGACAGCGGCGAGCGCACCGGCGTCAAGTCCTGGGCGACCGACCCGGAGCAGGCGGCACGTCTGTGGAAGCTGTCCGCCGAACTAACCGGTGTGAACGCGTTCACCGGATAG
- a CDS encoding DUF6234 family protein, with translation MTQSLTERPALRGRWPWSRRTSRLSDITAAVVLFLCEIPVIVWKVFGDGMAVWAAQGEQDRIDAANLASIAWNQQFLYVALALVGLAAVSRAPWTVVSQLLVAGLLGAMLANAQHVYDVEHPAPAPTPTVLYTPCLSGSGTCH, from the coding sequence ATGACGCAGTCACTGACCGAACGGCCGGCTCTGCGCGGCAGATGGCCGTGGTCCAGGAGGACCTCGCGCCTTTCGGACATCACCGCCGCCGTCGTCCTGTTCCTCTGCGAGATCCCCGTGATCGTCTGGAAGGTTTTCGGCGACGGGATGGCGGTCTGGGCGGCGCAGGGGGAGCAGGACCGGATCGACGCGGCGAACCTCGCGAGCATCGCCTGGAACCAGCAGTTCCTCTACGTCGCGCTCGCCCTGGTCGGGCTCGCCGCGGTGTCCCGCGCACCGTGGACGGTGGTGTCGCAACTCCTGGTCGCCGGCCTCCTGGGCGCCATGCTCGCCAACGCCCAGCACGTGTACGACGTCGAACACCCTGCCCCCGCGCCCACCCCGACCGTCCTCTACACGCCCTGCCTCAGCGGCAGCGGGACCTGCCACTGA